A genomic region of Miscanthus floridulus cultivar M001 chromosome 3, ASM1932011v1, whole genome shotgun sequence contains the following coding sequences:
- the LOC136544099 gene encoding uncharacterized protein: MAILNYAYLKLKIPGLNDVITVRSAFSHAFMCDREHFNLATTVINSSELPQREKSSTTVVLDYNKPTSSTAFRPLEETKAVGIHPTDPTKTVQIGTQVSAK; this comes from the coding sequence atggcaatcctCAACTatgcctacctcaagctgaagataccAGGACTGAACGACGTCATCACCGTGAGGAGTGCCTTCTCAcatgccttcatgtgcgaccgcgagcattttaACCTCGCCACCacggtcatcaactcatccgagctcccgcAGCGCGAGAAGTCATCGACCACagtagtcctagactacaacaaaccaacctcctcgacggcgttccgcccgctcgaggaaaccaaggcggtggggatccaccccactgacccaaccaagacggtgcagATCGGGACCCAGGTCTCGgctaaatag